The bacterium genome segment TTGATCTAAACGGGCGTTTCCGGGCTGCTCTGGCCGGGTGTTACGACGCTCGCCGCGCAGCCGCGTTGTCGGGCGTGCCTGTATCGACGGTGTACTACTGGGCACGCAAAGACGTTGTGGTACCTACCGTGTCGCCCACCAGACAGAAGCTGTGGTCTTACGCGGATCTGATGGCGCTCCGTATCGTTTACTGGCTTCGCCACCCCAAACCCCTCCGAGACTCTGTCGTGCCCGCAAGCCCTATGCCCCAGGTAAGGGAAGCGTTGGACGAACTCGAACGCTGCGGCCTCGACATCTGGGCTGAGGAACCGCATCAGTCGGGGACACCGTTGCTGGTGAACATTGACGGAAGGGTGTATCTAGGTGACGGTTGGGCGGCCGGTACCCATGGCCAGCTGTCCCTGGTGTCGATGCTCGATCTGTTAGGCCCGTTCGGGATGGGAGGCCACGGTCCGGATCTGGTCCGGCCCCGACCCAGCATCCGTATCGTCCCCGGCAAGGTGTCGGGTGAACCACATCTCGTCGGCTCGCGCATCACCACCAAGTCGGTGGCTGCCGTCTACAGACGCTTCGGGGATCTCAGGCGGGTGGAGGCGCTTTACCCCCACGCCACTCCCGAGACTATCGAACAGGCAATCGACCTTGAGACCGCGCTTGCCGCGTGACCCCGCTGCCGCTCGACCATAACTTTCCCCAACCGATCCTGGCAGCGCTCTCGGAATGGTTTGGTGATGTTGAGCTTCTCCCCATCGAGCGCATCGATCCCCGACTCACGAATCTTGGGGACCGGCAACTCGTGGTGGCTCTGTATCAGCTTGGATACAGGGGACTGGTGACAAACAACTACAGGATGTTGCAGAACCCGGTCGAGCTAGCTGCGGTCATCAAGACCAAACTGTCGATATTCGCCATCGAGGGTGTGGGGGACGATCCCATCCGAGCCACGGGTGCTCTGCTTCTAGACCTCCCGTCAGTCATCAATGCCGTCGAGGCCGGCAGATCCGGAGTGTTCTGGCTACGTCCCCGCGTTCCACAGCCCAAAGATCCCTGGGACCTGCTCAAGGAGTTAGCGGACCGCCGACACGAGGACGTTGGTGCTCTCTACCGGCAAGTCGCGGTATCCGACGATGAACTGGCCACTCCGGTCTTGGGCTCCGCCGAGCAGTGACCGGTGACCCCATCTCATGCCCTTGCAGCTCTACGCGATCGGCATTGCGCTTGCCAGGGGTCAGGATCCGGAAGGCGTCAGGTACGTCGCGGTCAACATGCGCCTGATCGGCCAGGGCAAGACCACCCAGGACGCCGACCTGTAGGTGTTGGGTAAACCCGTCGATAGGATCGGTTGCAATGGTCGATCTCCCTCTAGACATCGATGGCTTCCGGAAATGGGCTGTGGGGAACCTCGTCGACAACACAACCAGGGGGTGGTTTGCGGAGTGGTTGGTCGGCCAAGCGCTCGGCATCATCGGCAACGGGGATACTCGAGTCGAGTGGGACTCGGTTGATCTACGGTATGGGAATCTCAAGATCGAGGTCAAGGCCTCGGGTCTCAGCCAGAGTTGGAATCCTGAGAACCGGTCGACACCGAACTTTCGGATCGCTCCCCGCAAGACGGCTTGGGACGCGGCTACCGACACCTGGGAGAGTTTCGATCCGCCCAGGCGGGTTGCTGACGTGTACGTGTTCTGCCTCCATCAAGCAGTGCCGGCGACGAACGAGAACGTGGCCGATCCGGCTTGCTGGACCTTCTGGGTGATCCCGACAGGAAGGCTCGACGACCGTGTCGGCGCCCAGAAGACCGTACGGATGTCAACGCTCGACAGTCTCACCGCGCCGGCGGGTTGGTGTGAAGTGCGAGACGCCGTAGACCGTTGTGGCAGATGAGCACTCTGGTCGAGCCCTTCCTGGTCCCTGCGACCGGCGAGCATCGGGGGGTGCTGGTGTGGCGGTGGGGGAATCCGATGTCGGTGCTTTCGTCGGCGCCCGTGGGCGGTGGACCGGGCGTGGCGGAGTGGGTGCTCAACATCGGCGTCGGGTCGGACTACGACCGCACCGACCTTTCCGACCACGCCGGTGAGGTGGCGGCCGAACTGGGTCTGCGGGGAGCCGGGGTGGCGATGTTCACGGCGGTGGACCTGAGCCGCCGGGAACGCTGCATTTCCGGAGGGGTGGCCGTGGATGCCACCGTGGGGATCAGCCATCCCACCTGGGCCGCCGGAACGCCTGCGACGAAGACGCCGGCGGTGGGAGGCACGATCAACCTCGTGGTGCAGCTTCCGGTCGGGCTGGATCCGGGGGCAGCAGTGAACGCGGTGATCACGGCCACAGAGGCCAAAGCCCAGGCATTGGCGGCCCGCGGGGTGGCGGGAACCGGGACCGCCACCGACGCGGTCACGATCGTGTGGCCGGCCGAGGCCGCAGCGGAACGGTTCGCCGGTCCGCGGTCACCGTGGGGCACCAGGATCGCCGACGCCGTCTACCAAGCCGTATGGACTGGAGCCGCACCAAGGGCCTGAATGCGGAGCCGGGGCGTGCCGGAACTCGACTCGTTCGCCGGCGAGGTGGTCTGTAGCCGAAAGCGGTGGCCGGCTATGCCCACAGGGTGGCGATGGGCGCCGCCAGTATGCCGGCACCCAGTTCGAAGGTCTCCCGGCCCGTGTGCAGCCCGACACGGCTCCGCGACGAACTCCTGCATCGTCTCGGCCGGCCACAAAAGGCGGATCGGAGTCATTCCTTGTTATACACGCGACCGATTCCCGTTTTCACACATACCAGGGCCGTATCCGCCAGCGATTCCAAACCCCTCCATCGAAAGGTTCCTGGTAGCCAGATCCGCCGCCGCACTGTGTCCAGACCTGTCCTGTACAATAGAGTATGAAATAATACAGCAGGCTTTCCGACGGAGATGTTATGCGCATATCTGAAAGAGGCCAGATCACGATTCCCAAGAGATTGCGGGAGCGATTCGGCCTGAATCACAACGTCGAGGTGGAACTGACTCCCACAGAGGGAGGACTCCTCATCCACAAGCGGAGCGCGGCCCGACATCCCGTCGAGCAGGTCTACGCCATCCTCGACAGCAGCCAGGACACCGACGACTACATAGAGGAGATCCGAGGACGGTGATCACCGCGGTCGATACCAACGTCCTGCTGGACATATTCCTCGGCGACCAGCGTCACGGCCACGAATCGCTGGAACGACTCAAGACGGCCTACGACACCGGCGCCGTAGTCATATGCGACATCGTCTACGCAGAACTCGTTCCGGCGTTCGACGACCGGGCCGCCATGGATGACACGCTGCGACAGATCAACGCGACCCTGTCGCCGATCACCACCGACATCGCCTACGAGGCGGGCCTGCGCTGGCAGCGGTACCGCCGAGCCGGCGGACCGCGTCAACGGATCATCACCGACTTCCTGATCGGAGCCCACGCCCTCAGGACGGCCGACGCCTTCCTCACACGGGACCGTGGCTTCTACACCACCTACTTTCCGGAACTCGCCGCGGCCTGATCCTGGTCGACGAGCTGGGTGCCAGCTGTTATTCTGGCGTGACTCTTGTACAGTTCGGCTCATGCACTGACACACCAACCTCCGGAGGCTCTCGATGACCCCCTTGACAGAGGCCCGCAATCGTCTGAGCGAGATCGTGGACGACGTCGTAGCGACCGGATCCGACGTTGTGATAACGAGACACGGCCGCCCCTCCGCTGTCATCGTCGGCTACGACGAATACGAGTCCCTGCTCGAGACCCTCAACATTCTCTCCGACCCTGAGACCATGGCCGGCCTCGCTCGCGCCGAGGCCGACGTCGCTGCCGGCAACCTCGTGGATCTTGATTGAGCATCGCATCGATTGAGCATCACAGATGCCAAAGCTCACCCCGGGCGCCAAGAAGCAACTCGGCAAGCTACCTCCCCAACTCTCAGCCAAGGCGCACGAACTCATCCGACGCCTCGACCACGAGCCGCACATCGTTGGGAAGCTGGTAGGACCCCTGAAAGGGAAGCGCAGCGCGCGCTTGGGACGTTCTCATCGGATCATCTACGAGGTAACGGAAAGCTACGTCGTCGTCCTCACGGTTGGCCCGAGGAGAGATGTCTACCGCTGATGGCCCTCTGACCTACAGAAACACTCCATGTGCTGGAGAGCTTCCTGACACGACATCCGGGGCGGACGGCAGGCAAGGGCGTCGTGCCGCAGGGAGCACACTCGTCCCGCCCGCCCACCGGAAGCCGCCGCGACAATGGCGCCTCCGTCGCTCCGTTGTCGCCTCCCACGACCCCGACAACTCCTCTCCCGAGAGCTTCGGGGGGTAGGGTCTTGGAGGTTTGAAGCGACTGTTGGGGGTGCGGGTTGATGGTTGGTCGGTGGCGGGTTCTGGTGGTGCTGTTGGTGTCCGCTGTCGTGGCGGCGGCTTGTGCGGGTGAGGAGGATTCCGAGCCGGTGACGCTCAGCTTTGGGTATCCGTTCGCGGCTGATCACCCGGTACGTGTCGGGGTCCTCGACCAGTGGGCGGAGGACGTATGGGAAGCAACGGGCAACACCGTGCGGGTGGAGTTCCACCCCGAACAGGCTCTCAGCACAGCGGCGGAGACATACGCGAACGTGGCCGCGGGCGGCCAGGACATCGGATGGGCCCTGCAGGGGTACTCACCGGGGCGGTTCCCGGCTACCGACGTGGTGGAGATGCCCTTCGTGTTCGGCAGCGGTGCGCAAGCCACCCGGACGCTGTGGGCTTTGTATGAGGAGTTCGAGGCCGTGCGCGACGAGTACGCCGACGTGAAGGTGCTGGGTTTGTGGACAGGCGGCCCGGGCGACCTGTGGCTGGTGGACGGTACCGCATCTTCTGTGGCCGACATATCGGGGCTCACCCTGCGATCGCCGACCCCCGTACAGGCCGCGGTGATCACAGCCCTGGGTGCCATCCCCGTGAACATGGCCGCGCCCGACGTGCGGGCGGCTATCGACGCCGGGGAGATCGACGGCCTGTTGACGGTCGACACGGCTCTGGCCACCCACAACCTGACCGACGTGATCGCGAGCGGCACCGAGTGCAGATGCTACGTCCTCGCATCGTTCCTGGTGATGAACCTCGACACGTGGAACGGTCTGTCACCGGACCAGCAGGCAGCCATAGACGGTGTGTCCGCTCGGACCGTTTCCGATGCCGCAGCCGGCTTCTATGACCGGGCCAGCATTACCGCTGCCCAGGAAAACGCGGAGGCCGGGATCGTCAAGATCGTGCTCGACGACGACCAGCTGGAGGAGTGGAAACAAGCCACCCGCAGCGTGGTCGACGACTGGGTCGACGCCAACCCCGGCTTCGACGCCCGGGCCATGTACGAACGCATGCTCGAACTAGCCGCCGGCTAACACCGGAGCACATCGGTCATGTCCGGCAGCAGCATCAGCGAGTCTTACCGTAGGGACGGCTACTACTTCCCGATCCCCGTCCTTTCGGCCGATGAAGCCCGGGAGTGCCGCCGGCGCCTGAAGGCCTTCGAGGCCGAGCACCAGGGGTTGCCCGAGAAGTACCGCTTCAAGACCTATCTGGTGTGGACCTGGCTGGACAGGCTGATCCGGCATCCGCGGATCCTGGATGCCGTCGAAGCGGTCATCGGACCCGACATCCTGTGCTGGTCGACCGACTTATTCATCAAGGAACCGCACGATCCGGGGTTC includes the following:
- a CDS encoding DUF433 domain-containing protein, with protein sequence MPASPMPQVREALDELERCGLDIWAEEPHQSGTPLLVNIDGRVYLGDGWAAGTHGQLSLVSMLDLLGPFGMGGHGPDLVRPRPSIRIVPGKVSGEPHLVGSRITTKSVAAVYRRFGDLRRVEALYPHATPETIEQAIDLETALAA
- a CDS encoding type II toxin-antitoxin system VapC family toxin, producing the protein MITAVDTNVLLDIFLGDQRHGHESLERLKTAYDTGAVVICDIVYAELVPAFDDRAAMDDTLRQINATLSPITTDIAYEAGLRWQRYRRAGGPRQRIITDFLIGAHALRTADAFLTRDRGFYTTYFPELAAA
- a CDS encoding TRAP transporter substrate-binding protein, whose translation is MVGRWRVLVVLLVSAVVAAACAGEEDSEPVTLSFGYPFAADHPVRVGVLDQWAEDVWEATGNTVRVEFHPEQALSTAAETYANVAAGGQDIGWALQGYSPGRFPATDVVEMPFVFGSGAQATRTLWALYEEFEAVRDEYADVKVLGLWTGGPGDLWLVDGTASSVADISGLTLRSPTPVQAAVITALGAIPVNMAAPDVRAAIDAGEIDGLLTVDTALATHNLTDVIASGTECRCYVLASFLVMNLDTWNGLSPDQQAAIDGVSARTVSDAAAGFYDRASITAAQENAEAGIVKIVLDDDQLEEWKQATRSVVDDWVDANPGFDARAMYERMLELAAG
- a CDS encoding AbrB/MazE/SpoVT family DNA-binding domain-containing protein, with protein sequence MRISERGQITIPKRLRERFGLNHNVEVELTPTEGGLLIHKRSAARHPVEQVYAILDSSQDTDDYIEEIRGR
- a CDS encoding adenosylcobinamide amidohydrolase — encoded protein: MSTLVEPFLVPATGEHRGVLVWRWGNPMSVLSSAPVGGGPGVAEWVLNIGVGSDYDRTDLSDHAGEVAAELGLRGAGVAMFTAVDLSRRERCISGGVAVDATVGISHPTWAAGTPATKTPAVGGTINLVVQLPVGLDPGAAVNAVITATEAKAQALAARGVAGTGTATDAVTIVWPAEAAAERFAGPRSPWGTRIADAVYQAVWTGAAPRA
- a CDS encoding type II toxin-antitoxin system RelE/ParE family toxin; this translates as MPKLTPGAKKQLGKLPPQLSAKAHELIRRLDHEPHIVGKLVGPLKGKRSARLGRSHRIIYEVTESYVVVLTVGPRRDVYR
- a CDS encoding type II toxin-antitoxin system Phd/YefM family antitoxin, which encodes MTPLTEARNRLSEIVDDVVATGSDVVITRHGRPSAVIVGYDEYESLLETLNILSDPETMAGLARAEADVAAGNLVDLD